From Streptomyces qinzhouensis, one genomic window encodes:
- a CDS encoding Ig-like domain-containing protein: MSTRPTTSGNRRLARHWSTCLVAVLSPLVLAACSGGSPAEKADGKAAAGAVKAEGPPATVAVTPSGTGVRAGAPVKVTASGGTLTSVTVTDGKGAALSGALSAGNTVWTSERPAAPGATYRVSAKTRGTGGTAGTQDASFSTEEADKVNTVVLAPVARRIGIAHPVSIAFTKPVKNKAAVEKALKVTTDNNTEGSWGWVRDYHGKDRIDWRPKNYWKPGTKVTLDARLNGVDSGPSGGFLVKDYKHSFTIGRAQEVKVDLDRKQLTFQQDGKTVRTIPVSGGDPDHGDKASWRGIQVLMSKEGTVRMRSQSVGLGDAYDKMVGYSMRLTWSGAYAHAAPWNAAYFGKANKSSGCIGMSTANAQSFYRDIQVGDPFTVTGKDTKGLPPQGNGFSNWNVSWEDWKQRSALN; this comes from the coding sequence ATATCCACCCGTCCGACAACTTCCGGGAACCGCCGCCTCGCACGTCACTGGTCCACCTGCCTGGTCGCGGTGCTCAGCCCGCTCGTCCTGGCCGCCTGTTCCGGCGGAAGCCCGGCGGAGAAGGCCGACGGCAAGGCGGCGGCGGGGGCCGTGAAGGCCGAGGGCCCGCCCGCGACGGTCGCGGTGACACCGAGCGGTACGGGGGTCCGGGCCGGGGCGCCGGTGAAGGTCACCGCGAGTGGCGGGACCCTGACCTCCGTCACGGTCACCGACGGCAAGGGCGCCGCCCTGTCCGGCGCCCTGTCCGCGGGCAATACGGTGTGGACGTCCGAACGCCCGGCCGCGCCCGGGGCGACCTACCGGGTGAGCGCGAAGACCCGGGGCACGGGCGGCACCGCGGGCACCCAGGACGCGTCGTTCTCCACCGAGGAAGCCGACAAGGTCAATACGGTGGTCCTGGCCCCCGTCGCCCGGCGCATCGGCATCGCCCACCCGGTCTCGATCGCCTTCACGAAGCCGGTGAAGAACAAAGCGGCGGTGGAGAAGGCGCTCAAGGTCACCACGGACAACAACACCGAGGGCTCCTGGGGCTGGGTCAGGGATTACCACGGCAAGGACCGGATCGACTGGCGACCCAAGAACTACTGGAAGCCGGGGACCAAGGTCACCCTCGACGCCCGGCTCAACGGCGTCGACTCCGGCCCGTCGGGCGGCTTCCTCGTCAAGGACTACAAGCACTCCTTCACCATCGGCCGCGCCCAGGAGGTCAAGGTCGACCTCGACCGCAAGCAACTCACCTTCCAGCAGGACGGCAAGACGGTCCGTACGATCCCCGTCTCCGGCGGCGACCCCGACCACGGCGACAAGGCGTCCTGGCGCGGTATCCAGGTCCTGATGAGCAAGGAAGGCACCGTCAGGATGCGTTCCCAGAGCGTGGGCCTGGGCGACGCGTACGACAAGATGGTCGGCTACTCGATGCGCCTGACCTGGTCGGGCGCGTACGCCCACGCCGCACCGTGGAACGCCGCCTACTTCGGCAAGGCCAACAAGAGCTCCGGCTGCATCGGCATGAGCACCGCGAACGCCCAGTCCTTCTACCGGGACATCCAGGTCGGCGACCCCTTCACGGTGACCGGCAAGGACACCAAGGGCCTGCCGCCCCAGGGCAACGGCTTCAGCAACTGGAACGTGTCGTGGGAGGACTGGAAGCAGCGCAGCGCCCTGAACTGA
- a CDS encoding helix-turn-helix domain-containing protein: protein MIGRRDELPTGIPIGGRLAVWRTRRGLTRAELADRAGMPPVHIAQWESGADWMDRHGSLAALAGALRLDPGELTGQPYAVVGSEHASVRAAAFNLRRQLAWQQDTDSGVEQVSDLAHRVRAAVAADEAGDDYVLARELPGLIRATDRTAAMSPPDHGRRAEHLRVRAHVLAARLLRRLGYRDLAWTFVHRACAGGAEMWVVVAEEIRLLIDLGLPEYAVARADRSEEIGNNAELLILKAFAEAMAGHRLRAGQSLSEAARRAEDKRSVAAVAVARAAVAVEYGAFDEVAEHTGTVDLSVLAPAARAHLLRVTAAAAARRGDIGLAVAALTEADEAAPWRLRLDPFARELIVALLARTSGEGQRRALRPLTEWIGPG from the coding sequence GTGATAGGCAGACGAGACGAGTTGCCCACAGGTATCCCGATCGGGGGCCGCCTTGCCGTCTGGCGGACGCGGCGAGGTTTGACCCGGGCCGAACTTGCCGACCGGGCCGGGATGCCTCCGGTACACATCGCGCAATGGGAGAGCGGCGCGGATTGGATGGACCGTCACGGCTCGCTGGCCGCCCTTGCAGGAGCCTTGCGACTGGATCCCGGTGAACTGACCGGGCAGCCGTATGCAGTCGTGGGAAGCGAGCACGCGTCCGTCCGGGCCGCGGCCTTCAACTTGCGGCGGCAACTCGCCTGGCAGCAAGACACGGACAGCGGCGTTGAGCAGGTCAGCGATCTCGCACACCGGGTGCGAGCGGCGGTGGCCGCCGATGAGGCGGGGGACGATTACGTGCTCGCCCGTGAGCTACCCGGCCTGATCCGGGCTACCGACCGGACGGCGGCCATGAGTCCCCCTGACCATGGCCGACGGGCCGAGCATCTGCGGGTCCGAGCCCATGTTCTGGCTGCGCGGTTGCTCAGGCGGCTGGGGTACCGGGACCTGGCATGGACGTTCGTCCACCGGGCTTGCGCCGGGGGTGCCGAGATGTGGGTTGTTGTCGCGGAAGAGATAAGGCTGTTGATTGACCTGGGTCTGCCGGAGTATGCAGTGGCCCGTGCGGACAGGTCCGAGGAAATCGGGAACAACGCGGAACTGCTGATTCTGAAGGCCTTCGCCGAGGCAATGGCCGGGCACCGTCTGCGGGCGGGGCAGTCGTTGTCCGAGGCTGCCCGGCGGGCCGAGGACAAACGGTCTGTCGCCGCCGTGGCAGTGGCCCGTGCCGCCGTTGCTGTCGAATACGGCGCCTTCGACGAGGTGGCCGAGCACACCGGGACTGTGGACCTGTCGGTGTTGGCTCCCGCTGCACGCGCTCACCTGCTGAGGGTGACTGCGGCTGCTGCAGCCCGCCGAGGGGACATCGGTCTCGCGGTTGCCGCCTTGACTGAGGCGGATGAGGCGGCGCCGTGGAGACTCCGGCTGGACCCCTTTGCCCGGGAACTCATTGTCGCTCTCCTTGCCCGTACCAGCGGTGAGGGTCAGCGCCGTGCACTGCGGCCGCTGACCGAGTGGATCGGTCCGGGCTGA
- a CDS encoding DUF6879 family protein encodes MSISSAEFEKLFSDFRREAFRLETLDDYSASSDPDMIRAFLAGEPQPDDYNQEWADEVRGNIEAGKRMYRVHILRRPITDYLRFELGWGYRKNEKAGEEFFILDITDRPNPLEGVPDFWMFDESSVVSMNYGEGGKFLGAESHFGPTEWMVRRDLALSRAIPFAEWWERYGEI; translated from the coding sequence GTGAGCATCTCGTCGGCTGAGTTCGAGAAGCTGTTCTCCGACTTCCGCCGTGAAGCTTTCCGGCTGGAGACCCTGGACGACTACAGCGCATCGTCCGACCCTGACATGATCCGTGCGTTCCTGGCCGGCGAGCCTCAGCCGGACGACTACAACCAGGAGTGGGCCGATGAGGTGCGCGGTAATATCGAGGCCGGAAAGCGTATGTACCGTGTCCACATCCTCCGGCGTCCCATAACGGATTATCTCCGATTCGAACTCGGCTGGGGCTACCGCAAGAACGAAAAAGCTGGAGAAGAGTTCTTCATCCTGGACATCACGGATCGACCGAACCCACTGGAAGGGGTTCCGGACTTCTGGATGTTCGATGAATCCTCTGTAGTCTCGATGAATTATGGAGAAGGTGGAAAATTCCTGGGGGCTGAATCGCATTTCGGCCCGACGGAATGGATGGTACGCCGTGACCTGGCCCTGAGTCGTGCCATTCCATTTGCTGAATGGTGGGAGCGGTACGGGGAGATTTGA
- a CDS encoding DUF4267 domain-containing protein codes for MLTTVSNVLAGLIGAGVIFVGARTFWAPQAAVGFGIPGTRVEDRAFRAWLSVKAVRDMASGLFILILLAGATPHLLGWFMLAAAVIPVGDALIVLRSNGPKAAVYGIHGSAAVVMLAVGVLLLVA; via the coding sequence ATGCTCACCACCGTCTCCAACGTGCTTGCCGGACTGATCGGCGCAGGCGTCATCTTCGTCGGTGCGCGCACCTTTTGGGCGCCGCAGGCCGCGGTTGGCTTCGGCATCCCCGGCACACGGGTCGAGGACCGGGCCTTTCGGGCCTGGCTGTCCGTCAAGGCCGTCCGTGACATGGCCTCGGGGCTCTTCATCCTCATCCTGCTGGCTGGAGCGACACCCCACTTGTTGGGCTGGTTCATGCTGGCCGCCGCCGTCATACCCGTCGGTGACGCGCTGATCGTGCTGCGCAGCAACGGGCCCAAGGCGGCCGTTTACGGCATCCACGGGAGTGCGGCCGTGGTCATGCTGGCGGTCGGTGTGCTCCTGCTCGTCGCGTAA
- a CDS encoding helix-turn-helix domain-containing protein: protein MDTDPTGHIGQRLRSARRQRGMSLRTLAGLAGLSPGFLSMVENGHRHLDRTGHIVSLAEALQIAPAELTGQPLAPADFLTDSAHTAIPSLRLVMMGIAPATFPDRYLPTLPTPVLAARVGEANRLYHAAEYGHLAAELPTLLADLHTAAEAATGADRPLLFGLLADAYHPACTLLLKNLGYTDLAFIAVTRAAKAIAELDDPVRTALSGFFHAHVLMAAGSPDQAFARAGQAADVVGRHLSGPETHALLGELHLIQATCLAHDVRRSGADRTQEVGEYLSEASDLAARTGETKAWHLNFGPTNVGIHHVSLNTELGLHSQAVSARRGLKPEILGAPGRQAAFHADLGRSLAHLRGREAEAVAELLNAERAAPQRIHANAPVRSTVATLLERRLPSHAARDLRGLAHRVGLQA from the coding sequence ATGGACACAGATCCCACGGGTCACATCGGCCAACGGCTTCGATCGGCGCGCCGTCAACGCGGTATGTCGCTGCGGACCTTAGCCGGACTGGCCGGGCTGTCACCCGGCTTCCTGTCGATGGTCGAGAACGGTCATCGTCACCTGGACCGCACCGGACACATCGTCTCGCTTGCTGAAGCCCTTCAGATCGCCCCGGCCGAGCTGACCGGCCAGCCTCTTGCTCCGGCTGACTTCCTCACAGACTCCGCTCACACGGCGATCCCGAGCCTTCGCCTGGTGATGATGGGCATCGCACCAGCCACCTTCCCGGACCGGTACTTGCCCACCTTGCCGACCCCTGTCCTGGCGGCACGGGTTGGAGAGGCGAACCGTCTCTATCACGCTGCCGAGTACGGGCACTTGGCAGCCGAACTGCCTACACTTCTGGCCGACCTCCACACTGCCGCCGAAGCAGCTACGGGCGCCGACCGACCATTGCTGTTCGGGCTTCTGGCCGATGCCTATCACCCGGCCTGCACGCTGCTGCTGAAGAATCTCGGCTACACGGACCTGGCGTTCATCGCGGTCACGCGGGCCGCCAAAGCGATCGCCGAACTGGATGATCCGGTTCGGACGGCACTCTCCGGATTCTTCCACGCACATGTTCTGATGGCCGCCGGAAGCCCTGACCAGGCGTTTGCCCGCGCCGGACAGGCGGCCGATGTCGTGGGGCGCCACCTTTCCGGGCCCGAGACACATGCTCTGCTCGGGGAGCTGCATCTGATCCAGGCCACATGCCTGGCCCATGACGTTCGCCGGTCCGGTGCCGACCGCACCCAGGAGGTCGGCGAGTATCTGTCCGAGGCCAGTGACCTGGCTGCGCGGACAGGTGAGACCAAGGCATGGCATCTGAACTTCGGTCCCACCAACGTTGGTATCCACCACGTCAGCCTCAACACCGAACTGGGCCTTCACAGCCAGGCCGTAAGCGCCCGGCGCGGACTGAAGCCGGAGATTCTGGGTGCCCCTGGACGCCAGGCTGCCTTCCACGCCGACCTCGGCCGCTCGCTCGCCCATCTCCGTGGCCGTGAGGCCGAGGCAGTAGCCGAGCTGCTGAACGCCGAGCGGGCCGCTCCTCAGCGCATCCACGCCAATGCTCCGGTACGCAGCACCGTCGCCACGCTGCTGGAGCGCCGACTGCCCTCCCACGCCGCCCGGGATCTGCGTGGGCTGGCCCATCGGGTCGGCCTGCAGGCCTGA
- a CDS encoding MarR family winged helix-turn-helix transcriptional regulator, with product MTLPPPTSPPASLINTAARVLARLNDRRLRPLGLTFGQMPVLAALKQGGPLSQKELARLARIEQPSMAQLLARMERDGLVERTPDPADRRVSLIALTDKGLAKQPQAYSTLLDTNNRALDGFSAQEVEVLQTLLGRLLANLDAELADQR from the coding sequence GTGACGCTTCCGCCCCCGACCTCGCCGCCCGCCTCCCTGATCAACACCGCCGCCCGCGTGCTGGCCCGGCTCAACGACCGTCGGCTGCGACCGCTCGGGCTGACCTTCGGACAGATGCCGGTGCTGGCCGCCCTCAAGCAGGGAGGCCCGCTGTCCCAGAAGGAGTTGGCCCGGCTGGCCCGGATCGAACAGCCTTCTATGGCGCAGCTGCTGGCGCGCATGGAGCGCGACGGACTCGTCGAGCGCACACCCGACCCGGCCGACCGGCGCGTCAGCCTGATCGCGCTGACCGACAAGGGGCTGGCGAAGCAGCCCCAGGCCTACTCGACCCTCCTGGACACCAACAACCGGGCACTCGATGGTTTCAGCGCCCAGGAGGTCGAGGTCCTGCAAACCCTGCTGGGCAGATTGCTCGCGAACCTCGACGCCGAACTCGCCGATCAGCGATGA
- a CDS encoding TetR/AcrR family transcriptional regulator: MSAINERRERERAHRHQLIITAARELAEAEGWEAVTTRRLAERVEYSQPVLYSHFNGKDAIVSAVAIDGFSELGAQLRRARLTAPEPGHALRAVCRAYLDFATERPALYQAMFVLPTDVKFASTETPPPLRAAFGEFVSCFSPDNERRELFAEVTWSALHGMAVLSDTGRIPPDSQEERLAFLITRIADTPTRG, from the coding sequence ATGTCCGCCATCAACGAGCGCCGCGAACGTGAACGCGCCCACCGCCATCAGCTGATCATCACGGCCGCGCGCGAACTCGCGGAGGCCGAAGGCTGGGAGGCCGTGACGACACGACGGCTGGCTGAGCGCGTCGAGTACAGCCAGCCGGTGCTGTACAGCCACTTCAACGGCAAGGACGCCATCGTGAGCGCCGTCGCCATCGACGGCTTCAGCGAACTCGGCGCTCAGCTGCGCCGCGCCCGGCTGACCGCCCCGGAGCCGGGACATGCCCTGCGCGCCGTCTGCCGCGCCTATCTGGACTTCGCGACCGAGCGGCCTGCTCTGTATCAGGCCATGTTCGTCCTGCCCACTGACGTGAAGTTCGCGAGCACCGAGACACCGCCCCCGCTACGGGCCGCCTTCGGCGAGTTCGTCAGCTGCTTCAGCCCGGACAACGAGCGACGCGAACTGTTCGCCGAAGTCACCTGGAGCGCACTGCACGGCATGGCCGTCCTGTCCGATACCGGCCGCATCCCCCCGGACAGCCAGGAGGAACGGCTCGCTTTCCTCATCACCCGGATCGCCGACACCCCAACAAGAGGGTGA
- a CDS encoding terpene synthase family protein, whose amino-acid sequence MTSARTTALRMPALYCPFPDHVHPDAAEIDRASLNWLDAYGLLTDPEVRARFGRSRIGRLASRTTPHADTELVRLHADWQMWLFAFDDVRSEEAGAGAQPGPMARSMASFLRILQDPETRVGEEDPFTAALRDLRRRVAAVGSEVQVDRFVTSVLGYWFAQVWEAGNRADSVWPAVEEYTAMRVHTGAVPTCLALIDVIGRFELPTAELARPDVRALTAKVVNVVCWANDIHSYEKEAARSNHPVNLPTLLHRRDRGTVQEAIDLAAGMHDTEVTAYLALRPRIPAGPELERYLDGLESWMRGNLTWSLSTGRYHRTPLPA is encoded by the coding sequence ATGACGTCAGCGAGGACGACGGCGTTACGGATGCCGGCGTTGTACTGCCCTTTCCCCGATCATGTCCATCCCGATGCCGCCGAGATCGACCGCGCCTCCCTGAACTGGCTCGACGCCTACGGGCTTCTCACCGACCCCGAGGTACGTGCCCGCTTCGGGCGGTCCAGGATCGGCCGGCTGGCATCCCGTACGACACCGCACGCCGATACGGAACTGGTGCGGCTGCACGCCGACTGGCAGATGTGGCTGTTCGCCTTCGACGACGTCCGCTCGGAGGAAGCCGGGGCAGGCGCCCAACCCGGCCCGATGGCCCGGAGCATGGCGTCCTTCCTGCGGATTCTCCAGGACCCCGAGACCCGGGTGGGCGAGGAGGATCCCTTCACCGCGGCACTGCGGGACCTGCGGCGGCGGGTGGCCGCGGTCGGCAGCGAGGTGCAGGTGGACCGGTTCGTCACCTCGGTACTGGGCTACTGGTTCGCCCAGGTCTGGGAGGCCGGCAACCGGGCGGACTCGGTGTGGCCCGCCGTCGAGGAGTACACGGCCATGCGCGTTCACACCGGCGCGGTACCGACCTGCCTGGCGCTGATCGATGTCATCGGCCGTTTCGAACTTCCCACCGCCGAGCTGGCGCGCCCCGATGTCAGAGCGCTGACGGCCAAGGTGGTCAACGTGGTCTGCTGGGCCAATGACATCCACTCCTACGAGAAGGAGGCCGCCCGCAGCAACCACCCGGTCAACCTGCCCACCCTGCTGCACCGCCGTGACCGCGGCACGGTCCAGGAGGCGATCGACCTCGCCGCCGGCATGCACGACACCGAAGTCACCGCGTACCTCGCCCTCCGCCCCCGGATCCCGGCGGGCCCCGAGCTGGAACGCTACCTGGACGGCCTGGAGTCATGGATGCGCGGCAATCTGACCTGGTCCCTGTCGACCGGCCGCTACCACCGGACACCCCTCCCGGCCTGA
- a CDS encoding amidohydrolase family protein codes for MTVIDGTGGAPRAGMDVLIADGRFAAIRPTCTDNSPASAGEPVLDGRGGYLLPGLWEGHTHLRDYGASLPEPERLAHLRNVLAGYLGEGITSVCDLGGMPELSPDLRDASKEDTALASLFATEVVFTGIDGWPVTGSTGDRSGVMEVGSVDDARRYLQELALGEVDYVKCMLDGKPGGGRRLPPAALEVIIAAAHEAGKKALVHIATGTDLRDAVLAGADCIEHSPIPRDPRDPSEAEQLAGAMAEAGTLYCPTIATWEQLAYGARPDYLDRLITDGILTPDGAQEIMARPGYGRPFPKHPADECQVRFEYAMRTLPLFHEANVKLVAGSDIARVMPTPARALLRELQLFARAGVPNSAIIAAATSLAAEKVGKQATMGTVTVGSVADAVLLDADPVTDISHLVHQRHLRAVISSGHIFHIGSGSGETGPGPEADGAIRPTAPVSCSLN; via the coding sequence GTGACCGTCATCGACGGCACCGGCGGCGCACCGCGAGCCGGGATGGATGTCCTCATCGCGGACGGACGTTTCGCGGCCATCCGCCCGACGTGCACCGACAACTCGCCTGCATCGGCCGGAGAACCGGTGCTCGACGGCCGTGGTGGCTACTTGCTGCCCGGCCTGTGGGAAGGCCACACCCATCTGAGGGACTACGGCGCGTCGCTGCCCGAACCCGAGCGGCTCGCCCACCTGCGGAACGTACTCGCGGGGTATCTCGGAGAGGGCATCACGTCGGTGTGTGATCTCGGTGGCATGCCGGAACTGAGCCCCGATCTGCGCGACGCGAGCAAAGAGGACACCGCCCTAGCGTCATTATTTGCCACTGAAGTGGTCTTCACCGGTATCGACGGCTGGCCGGTAACCGGCTCCACGGGGGACCGTTCGGGGGTGATGGAAGTAGGCAGTGTCGACGACGCGCGCCGATACCTTCAGGAACTGGCGCTCGGTGAGGTCGACTACGTCAAGTGCATGCTGGACGGCAAACCCGGAGGCGGCCGGCGGCTTCCCCCGGCCGCGCTTGAGGTGATCATCGCCGCCGCGCACGAGGCGGGCAAGAAGGCGCTGGTTCACATCGCGACGGGCACAGACCTGCGGGACGCGGTCCTGGCGGGCGCCGACTGCATCGAACACTCTCCCATCCCACGAGATCCCCGCGATCCGAGCGAAGCCGAGCAGCTCGCCGGCGCCATGGCCGAAGCGGGAACGCTCTACTGCCCGACTATCGCCACCTGGGAACAACTGGCCTACGGGGCCCGCCCCGACTACCTGGATCGGCTCATCACCGACGGCATTCTCACCCCGGACGGCGCCCAGGAGATCATGGCTCGGCCAGGCTACGGCCGGCCGTTCCCCAAGCATCCCGCGGACGAGTGCCAGGTCCGATTCGAGTACGCGATGCGTACGCTGCCGCTCTTCCACGAAGCGAACGTCAAACTCGTCGCCGGAAGCGACATCGCAAGGGTCATGCCCACACCCGCCCGCGCACTACTGCGTGAACTTCAGCTGTTCGCCAGGGCCGGAGTGCCGAACTCCGCGATCATCGCGGCCGCCACCAGCCTGGCGGCAGAGAAGGTCGGCAAGCAGGCCACCATGGGAACCGTCACCGTGGGAAGCGTCGCCGACGCCGTCCTGCTCGACGCCGACCCCGTCACGGACATCTCCCATCTGGTCCACCAACGACACCTCCGCGCCGTTATCAGCTCCGGCCACATCTTCCATATCGGGTCTGGTTCCGGCGAAACGGGACCAGGTCCGGAAGCCGACGGTGCAATCCGGCCGACCGCACCGGTTTCCTGTTCCCTCAACTGA
- a CDS encoding cytochrome P450, translating into MSSATTTPLAPGRLPLIGHAWQLWRDPMEFMLGLRTVGKVVRVGLGRMTLHFVTDPELVHQVLVAQSGSFERGTIFQRAGAVFGEGLVTSDGERHRTDRRMIQPGFRRDRLAHYTTIMSDNARELADSWQPGDRVDLNKAMYHLAITNLTEALFSCDLERAGTHELADVVKVIGQGALMRAVLPPSLTAVPLPVNRRFAAAADAIHATIDRIIAERRADPGDRQDLLALLLSLRDPATGEPMSDEWIRDQAVTMLNAGVDTTASTLTWAFHELGRYPEVRERVEEEVDAVVGRGPVGLDQTAALDYTDRFLKEVARLHSFLMLIRRATAPVDLGGVRLPAGAEVAYSLYALHRDPELFPDPERLDPDRWPAGGRPVRRNTWLPFGAGVHKCIGDTFSWAEMVATVAAVTARHRLTPAAGTTVRTKPAIIPKPDSLPMIVHPRKGPATTDHGALT; encoded by the coding sequence ATGAGTTCGGCGACCACAACACCGTTAGCCCCCGGTCGGCTTCCGCTGATCGGGCACGCCTGGCAGCTCTGGCGCGACCCCATGGAGTTCATGCTGGGCCTGCGGACGGTGGGCAAGGTGGTCCGGGTCGGCCTGGGCCGGATGACGCTGCACTTCGTCACGGACCCGGAGCTGGTCCATCAGGTCCTGGTCGCGCAGTCCGGCAGTTTCGAGCGCGGCACGATCTTCCAGCGCGCCGGGGCCGTCTTCGGCGAGGGCCTGGTGACCTCGGACGGGGAACGGCACCGCACCGACCGGCGGATGATCCAGCCGGGCTTCCGCCGTGACCGACTCGCCCACTACACGACGATCATGAGTGACAACGCCCGTGAGCTGGCCGACTCCTGGCAGCCCGGCGACCGGGTCGACCTCAACAAGGCGATGTACCACCTCGCGATCACCAATCTCACCGAGGCGCTGTTCTCCTGCGATCTGGAACGCGCCGGTACGCATGAACTCGCCGACGTGGTGAAGGTGATCGGCCAGGGAGCCCTGATGCGCGCGGTGCTGCCGCCGTCGCTGACCGCGGTACCGCTTCCGGTGAACCGCCGGTTCGCCGCCGCCGCCGACGCCATCCATGCCACCATCGACCGGATCATCGCCGAACGCCGCGCCGACCCCGGCGACCGGCAGGATCTGCTCGCGCTTCTGCTCTCCCTGCGTGACCCGGCCACCGGCGAGCCGATGAGCGACGAGTGGATCCGCGACCAGGCGGTGACCATGCTGAACGCCGGAGTGGATACCACCGCCTCCACCCTGACCTGGGCCTTCCATGAGCTGGGCCGTTATCCCGAGGTCCGCGAACGGGTCGAGGAAGAGGTCGACGCGGTCGTCGGCCGCGGGCCGGTCGGGCTCGATCAGACGGCCGCGCTGGACTACACCGACCGTTTCCTCAAGGAGGTCGCCCGGCTGCACTCGTTCCTGATGCTCATCAGGCGGGCCACCGCCCCCGTCGATCTGGGCGGTGTCCGGCTGCCCGCCGGTGCCGAGGTGGCCTACAGCCTCTACGCGCTGCACCGCGACCCCGAGCTGTTCCCCGACCCGGAGCGGCTGGACCCCGACCGCTGGCCGGCCGGGGGCCGGCCGGTCCGGCGGAACACCTGGCTTCCGTTCGGCGCCGGCGTTCACAAATGCATCGGTGACACCTTCTCCTGGGCCGAAATGGTCGCCACCGTGGCCGCCGTCACCGCCAGGCACCGGCTCACCCCCGCCGCCGGGACCACCGTCCGTACCAAACCGGCGATCATCCCCAAACCGGACAGCCTGCCGATGATCGTCCACCCCCGGAAGGGCCCTGCCACCACTGATCACGGAGCGCTCACATGA
- a CDS encoding helix-turn-helix domain-containing protein, whose protein sequence is MNRTDLGKALRGLRVASGKQAKVVARSAAMSPSKLSKIENGVLPPSVLDVERILAALEVSAEIKAELAEVARKVATEATAWRLYRRTGLHKHQEEIRAIEARTALLRVFQPSCIPGLLQTPEYIRGVQQGSELTDDALERMIGARLRRQEVLYDRARNFRFLITESVLRWRLISAPKMAAQLDKLITMSRMPNIEIGIVPLIAPMPGLPTSSFALFDGRLAIIEIPHAEITTSEIRDIELYEGRFEIFDKVAISGDSMWGLVESIRDDFLREREIP, encoded by the coding sequence TTGAACAGGACCGACCTGGGTAAAGCGCTGCGGGGATTGCGAGTAGCCAGCGGAAAGCAGGCGAAGGTAGTCGCCCGCAGCGCAGCCATGTCTCCAAGTAAGCTGAGCAAGATCGAGAACGGAGTGCTGCCGCCCTCCGTCCTCGATGTCGAGCGCATCTTGGCGGCGCTGGAGGTATCCGCCGAAATAAAGGCGGAGCTGGCCGAGGTGGCCCGCAAGGTGGCAACAGAGGCCACGGCGTGGCGCCTCTACCGTCGCACCGGCCTGCACAAGCACCAGGAAGAGATCCGTGCCATCGAGGCTCGGACGGCTCTGCTCAGGGTGTTTCAGCCTTCCTGTATTCCCGGTCTGCTCCAGACCCCCGAATACATTCGAGGGGTGCAGCAGGGTTCGGAGCTGACCGACGATGCTCTGGAGAGAATGATCGGCGCACGTCTGCGCCGTCAGGAAGTCCTCTATGATCGAGCTCGAAATTTCCGGTTTCTGATTACCGAGTCGGTGCTCAGGTGGCGGCTGATCTCGGCGCCCAAGATGGCTGCCCAGTTGGACAAACTCATCACCATGTCGCGGATGCCGAACATTGAAATCGGCATCGTCCCCTTGATTGCGCCCATGCCCGGACTCCCCACCTCCTCGTTTGCTCTCTTTGACGGCCGACTTGCCATCATCGAGATCCCGCACGCTGAAATCACCACCAGTGAAATTCGGGATATTGAGCTGTATGAGGGCAGGTTTGAAATTTTCGATAAGGTCGCTATCTCGGGTGACAGTATGTGGGGCCTTGTCGAAAGCATCCGGGACGACTTCTTGAGGGAACGGGAAATCCCCTAG
- a CDS encoding glycine-rich domain-containing protein, translated as MTTMLENPVALRHGRDLVGSKLFKRLAAFCADEYGLERVVADRVMDQAIAFVYVLGSQKAYDLAPSERVDPGWHSFMLHTQEYAAWCQEQFGYFVHHAPNSRVRTHGLMVSVADRIKTAGFDVDPRLWGVAAECNQPACCGDGDGC; from the coding sequence ATGACGACGATGCTGGAGAATCCCGTGGCCTTACGGCACGGGCGAGACCTCGTCGGTTCCAAGCTGTTCAAGCGCCTCGCGGCGTTCTGTGCGGACGAATACGGCCTTGAGCGGGTCGTGGCCGACCGTGTGATGGACCAGGCCATCGCCTTCGTATATGTCCTGGGCAGTCAGAAGGCGTACGACCTGGCGCCCAGTGAGCGGGTGGACCCCGGTTGGCACTCGTTCATGCTCCACACACAGGAGTACGCCGCCTGGTGCCAGGAGCAGTTCGGCTATTTCGTCCACCATGCCCCGAACTCCAGGGTGCGGACGCACGGACTGATGGTGTCCGTGGCCGACCGGATCAAGACCGCCGGGTTCGATGTCGACCCCCGGCTGTGGGGCGTCGCGGCCGAGTGCAATCAGCCGGCCTGCTGTGGTGACGGCGACGGCTGCTGA